The Flavobacteriales bacterium genomic sequence CTTGTAAGCCGGCTTTCGATATTTCTTGCTTTTTCATATCACTAAGTTAAGTGACACACTTTTCTGAACAGACTCGTTCGAAATTTTGGTATCAACCATCCAACCAATCAGAACAACACCACCACATCAATAGCGGTCGATCCCATGAACTCCAGGGTCTTTTGAATATCGGCACCTAAAAAACGATCGTCCTCAACGAAGGGAACGGTTGCGCGATACTCAGCTACTAGGGATTCGAGCAGCGGGCTGGTCTTGGCCGGACGACGAAATTCGAGTGCCTGAGCGGCATTCAGCCATTCGATGGCCAAAATGCGTTCCAAATTCTCGATCACTTTGATCAACTTCGTTGCGCCATTGGCTCCCATGCTCACATGATCTTCTTGTCCGTTGCTCGAAACGATGGAGTCAATAGAAGCCGGAGTGCATAGTTGTTTGTTTTGGCTAACAATGCTGGCGGCAGTGTACTGAGGAATCATAAAGCCGCTGTTGAGCCCGGGATGGGCTACCAGGAATTCGGGTAATCCACGCAGGCCACTAACGAGCTGATAAGTCCGGCGTTCGGAGATGCTACCAAGCTCTGCCATGGCAATGGCCAGGAAATCGAGCACCAAGGCAATGGGCTGACCGTGGAAGTTACCGGCCGATATGATTTCATCTTCCTCGATAAATATGGTCGGATTATCGGTCACCGAGTTGATTTCGGTCATTATCGTGCGCGTGGCGTAGCTCAAAGTATCGCGTGATGCACCGTGTACTTGTGGAATACATCGAAACGAATAAGGGTCTTGAACGTGCGCTTTGTCACGAGAAATGAGTTCACTTTCATCGAGCATTTCACGAATGCGCTCCGCGGTTTGGATTTGGCCGCGATGAGGGCGAACCAAGTGGATGAGTTCGTTAAAAGGCTCTATGCGTCCGTCA encodes the following:
- the hutH gene encoding histidine ammonia-lyase yields the protein MFEITTQALDLTTLYEVWSEHQPIVLSQESKDKITQCREYLDRKIEVTDSPIYGINTGFGSLCKVSISRDKIEQLQANLVMSHACGTGDLVDPEIVRLMLLLKIHALSSGHSGVQLSTVKRLVDMYNEEVIPVVYELGSLGASGDLAPLAHLSLPLLGEGEVYFNGDRVSSERALNELGWSPIALRSKEGLALLNGTQFMSAHGIYALFAAHRLSYWADLCGALSIDAFDGRIEPFNELIHLVRPHRGQIQTAERIREMLDESELISRDKAHVQDPYSFRCIPQVHGASRDTLSYATRTIMTEINSVTDNPTIFIEEDEIISAGNFHGQPIALVLDFLAIAMAELGSISERRTYQLVSGLRGLPEFLVAHPGLNSGFMIPQYTAASIVSQNKQLCTPASIDSIVSSNGQEDHVSMGANGATKLIKVIENLERILAIEWLNAAQALEFRRPAKTSPLLESLVAEYRATVPFVEDDRFLGADIQKTLEFMGSTAIDVVVLF